The Phragmites australis chromosome 15, lpPhrAust1.1, whole genome shotgun sequence genome window below encodes:
- the LOC133893698 gene encoding pentatricopeptide repeat-containing protein At1g73710 — MTSVRPCPPAAGAGARSIPLPSPPTAGSHLHLPRLPPPPPLSSSSNNHSPFPTATPVTPLHPSDEVLSAMSPREQTSLLSRQRHWRCARDLFDRLRALPGYAPNPVHYAVLLRHLARAQRWAELRRAWLGMVLPPSNPAYAALADALAKAGLVREALLLLRHMRARGVAPDEVSMNTFVRVLKDEGRYADALALFRNWCDGKFEVDFLDLDCSMVDLDGPMRFLLDEICDDKVVDAAGVPGVVGGTRKLKLVATYNTMIDLYGKAGQLKDALDMFMDMPAHGIMADTYTFNTLINVFGLSGNMAQAEALFGSMVVRGIKPDTKTYNVMMTVFASRGDSEGVLKYYHQIGKEGLHADPVSYRIVLQALCERKMVREAEDVVEWILNNDSFVHEQSLPIVMKMYVDLGLLNEANTFFERHCRVKGVSSKNVAAIMDAFAEKGLWEEAEHIFYSERGVGNKDIVEYNVMVKAYGQAKQYDRVSSLLESMKESGVSPDSCTYNSLIQMFSVGGFPQIAKKLLDEMKNAGFKPKCETYCAVTRSYSRHYLVPEAIDLFSEMKASGVEPNIVVYGLLIDMFAEIGNVNAALHYSNLLEESGISPNQVILTSLIKAYSKANCWKEAQVLYSRMKNMDGGPDIIASNAMLNLYANLGMVTEATEIFDKLRKNSHADDVSYSTMIYLYKGMGLLGESIKIAHELQKSGLLSDCASYNAVMACYVARGNLRHCAELVQQMVAANIPPDASTFGMIFSLLNKGYVSTEEVLQLESAYNDGRNSAKQAIVALLFSTAGIHAAALEICEQLLRPEWTVDPCAYNICFKVYASCRKVEKAFSLFTRMHDLGLKPDTVTCIHLTTCYGKSGMSEGLRTNGLLEYRNDKLSIHSNNALVAYIETGKK; from the coding sequence ATGACTTCCGTTCGCCCCTGCCccccggccgccggcgccggcgcccgctCCATCCCACTCCCCTCTCCCCCCACCGCCGGCTCCCATCTCCACCTCCCCCGACTTCCCCCGccacctcccctctcctcctcctccaacaaCCACTCCCCCTTCCCCACCGCAACCCCCGTCACCCCTCTCCACCCTTCCGACGAGGTCCTATCCGCCATGTCCCCGCGCGAGCAGACCTCCCTCCTATCGCGTCAGCGCCACTGGCGCTGCGCCCGGGACCTCTTCGACCGCCTGCGCGCGCTCCCCGGATACGCTCCCAACCCCGTCCACTACGCCGTCCTCCTACGCCACCTCGCCCGCGCGCAACGCTGGGCCGAGCTCCGACGCGCCTGGCTCGGGATGGTTCTCCCGCCCTCCAACCCGGCCTACGCTGCCCTCGCCGACGCGCTCGCCAAGGCCGGGTTGGTGCGGGAAGCCCTCCTGCTGCTCCGACACATGCGCGCCCGGGGCGTCGCGCCCGACGAGGTGTCCATGAACACCTTCGTCCGTGTCCTCAAGGACGAGGGCCGCTACGCGGACGCGCTCGCTCTCTTCCGCAATTGGTGCGACGGCAAGTTCGAGGTTGACTTCCTTGATCTTGACTGCAGCATGGTTGATCTCGATGGCCCGATGCGGTTCTTGCTTGATGAAATTTGTGATGACAAAGTTGTTGATGCTGCTGGTGTACCGGGCGTTGTTGGAGGTACTAGGAAGCTGAAGCTCGTGGCGACATATAACACGATGATTGATCTTTATGGGAAGGCTGGCCAGCTGAAAGACGCCCTGGACATGTTTATGGATATGCCAGCTCATGGGATTATGGCAGACACGTATACATTCAATACATTGATCAACGTATTTGGGTTATCTGGCAATATGGCACAGGCAGAGGCGCTGTTTGGTAGCATGGTAGTTAGGGGCATCAAACCTGACACTAAAACATACAACGTGATGATGACTGTGTTTGCATCGAGAGGGGATTCAGAGGGAGTTCTGAAGTACTACCATCAAATTGGGAAGGAAGGGTTACATGCGGATCCTGTGAGCTATAGGATTGTGCTGCAAGCGCTATGTGAGAGAAAGATGGTGCGGGAAGCAGAAGATGTGGTCGAATGGATTCTGAATAATGACAGTTTTGTTCATGAGCAGTCACTGCCTATTGTCATGAAGATGTACGTTGATCTAGGATTGCTCAATGAGGCAAATACATTCTTTGAGAGGCATTGCAGAGTTAAAGGGGTTTCATCCAAGAACGTTGCCGCTATCATGGATGCTTTTGCTGAGAAGGGCCTGTGGGAAGAAGCGGAGCATATTTTTTACTCTGAAAGAGGAGTTGGGAATAAGGACATAGTGGAATATAATGTGATGGTAAAGGCTTATGGTCAGGCAAAGCAATATGATAGAGTCTCTTCTCTGCTTGAGAGCATGAAGGAATCCGGTGTTTCACCAGATAGTTGCACATATAATTCCTTGATTCAAATGTTCTCTGTTGGTGGATTTCCACAGATAGCTAAGAAGCTATTAGATGAAATGAAAAATGCAGGATTTAAGCCAAAGTGTGAGACATACTGTGCTGTTACTAGAAGTTATTCCCGCCATTACTTGGTACCAGAGGCCATAGATCTGTTCAGTGAAATGAAGGCCTCAGGTGTTGAGCCAAATATTGTTGTTTATGGACTATTGATTGATATGTTTGCGGAGATAGGAAATGTAAATGCAGCGCTGCACTATAGTAACTTGTTGGAAGAATCTGGAATATCTCCAAACCAGGTTATTTTAACTTCACTTATCAAAGCCTACAGCAAAGCTAATTGCTGGAAGGAAGCACAGGTCTTGTATTCAAGGATGAAGAACATGGATGGTGGCCCTGACATCATTGCCTCTAATGCCATGCTAAACCTTTATGCAAATCTTGGAATGGTCACTGAAGCTACAGAAATCTTTGACAAACTGAGGAAAAATAGTCATGCTGATGATGTTTCATACAGTACCATGATATACCTCTACAAGGGCATGGGCTTGCTTGGCGAGTCCATTAAGATTGCTCATGAATTACAGAAGTCAGGCTTACTATCTGATTGTGCTTCATACAATGCTGTTATGGCTTGTTATGTGGCCAGGGGCAACCTTAGACATTGTGCTGAGTTAGTTCAGCAAATGGTGGCAGCTAACATTCCACCAGATGCCTCAACGTTTGGAATGATATTTTCTTTACTGAATAAAGGCTATGTTTCAACCGAAGAAGTTTTACAGCTAGAATCAGCATATAATGATGGGAGGAATTCTGCCAAGCAAGCTATTGTTGCATTGTTGTTCTCCACAGCAGGCATTCATGCTGCTGCGTTAGAAATTTGTGAACAATTGTTAAGGCCTGAGTGGACAGTTGATCCATGTGCATACAATATTTGCTTCAAGGTCTACGCTTCATGCAGGAAGGTAGAAAAAGCCTTCAGTTTGTTCACGCGGATGCATGATTTGGGGCTCAAACCGGATACAGTTACTTGCATCCATTTGACAACTTGCTA